GCCATCAAATTGATGCCTTTTTTGAATAATTTTTTACGATTATAATCCGAATCAACTATGCTTGTTTCTTCAAATTCTTCTTTTTTTGAGATTGATTCTTCGGGATCCTTTGATTTTTTACTGAAAGGCTTTTTCACTAGCTCAAAATGCAATTTTATCTAGATAAATACTATCCCCAACGAGCCTACTGGTTCCCTTGCGTAAATCAATGATAGTCTTCAGCGATCTAAATACAGAAATACTTGGAATATACACAAACGTTTGTGTCATCTCAGTCACGATTAGAAATTCAAGGACAGGCACCATTTAAGCAATCAGGTGTTTATGAAGTTCAAATTGCAATTACAGATAGTAAACCATCTGATGAATCTGTAAGAACTAAACAATTTCAATCATTATGGAGAGGAAATTTTCATCTTAGAGTAAAGGATGGGATTTTTACTGAAACAATTGGCTCTCCTGAAAACCCTCTTCCCTCATCAATTGAATCATTAGATAAAATTTGGATTGTTGTAACTGATCTTTTCTCTTCATTACATTCTGTTTTCGATGTCTCTTTAGGAAAACCAAAAAGAACACCAAAACCTGAAACTGATTCAGAAACTGATTCTGAATCTATTACTGAAACTCCAACAAAACGTTCAACTAAATCTCGTTCTAGTTATGATGATTATCAAGGTTCATCTGGATTGCAAGGAAACAAAGGACCTGATGGTCCACGTGGTCCTCCCGGTGACAAAGGACCTATGGGTCCACCCGGCCCTCAAGGTCCTCCAGGTGGTAAAGGACCTGATGGTCCTCAAGGACCAACTGGTGACAAAGGACCAACTGGTGACAAAGGACCAACTGGTGACAAAGGACTTTCAGGAGAAAAAGGAATTACAGGAGAAAAAGGAATTACTGGTGATAAAGGAGATAAAGGTGACAAAGGACCAACTGGTCCTCCAGGAGATAAAGGTGACAAAGGTTCTACTGGTCCAATTGGTGACAAAGGACCCACAGGATTAAAGGGTCCAATAGGTCCACCCGGAGAAAAAGGACCAACTGGAAGTTCGGGTGACAAAGGTTCAACTGGACTTAGAGGTCCTCCGGGAGAAAAAGGAGATAAAGGTGCACAAGGACCAACTGGCGATAAAGGATTAACCGGACCAACTGGTCCACCCGGAGAAAAAGGCCCAACAGGACTTAGTGGTGTTCAAGGAGAAAAAGGAATTCAAGGTCCTCCTGGTCCCGTTGGCGAAAAAGGTCCAGTAGGTCCACCCGGAGAAAAAGGTCCAATAGGTCCACCTGGTCCACATGGCGATAAAGGATTAACCGGTCCAACTGGTCCTTTGGGTGACAAAGGTCCAATAGGTCCACCTGGTCCAATTGGAGAAAAAGGAAGTAAAGGTCCTGAAGGTCCTGTTGGCGAAAAAGGCCCACAAGGCCCACAAGGTCCAGCTGGGTCTAAGGGATTAACAGGAGTTCCAGGTCCACAAGGAGAAAAAGGAGAAAAAGGTCCAACCGGTCCAATTGGCGAAAAAGGTCAAACTGGTTCTACAGGTCCTCCCGGTGACAAAGGTCCACAAGGCCCACAAGGCCCACAAGGTGAACGTGGTACAACTGGTCCTGCAGGAGAAAAAGGCCCACAAGGCCCACAAGGAATTCAAGGCCCACAAGGAGAAAGAGGTCCTACCGGTCCAATTGGATCTGTTGGAGAACAAGGTCCACCCGGAGGACAAGGTCCAGTAGGTCCACCCGGTCCTAGAGGTCCACCCGGTCCACCCGGAGAAAAAGGTCCATCTGGAGGAATGTCTTCAGAACAAAAAGCAATCTTCAAAGATTTGTTAGAAATTTTAACTAACAAAAATATCATATCTACTGAAGAACAAATAAAATTGATGAGCTATCTTTACTAATTTTTTCTAATTTAAAATTTTAAAAAATATTTTCTAGTTTTCACTAGTTGCATATTTGAAAAAGAGAAAACAATTCGCCGTCTAGATGACGATTGTTAATTTGTTGACGATCTTATCGTCTTTTCTTTGCTGCAGTTTTTCTCTTAGGAGCGGCTTTGCGTTTTGCTGCCTTTCTCTTAGGAGCTGCTTTCTTTGCTGCAGTTTTTCTCTTAGGAGCTGCTTTGCGTTTTGCTGCCTTTCTCTTAGGAGCTGCTTTCTTTGCTGCAGTTTTTCTCTTAGGAGCGGCTTTGCGTTTTGCTGCCTTTCTCTTAGGAGCTGCTTTCTTTGCTGATTTTCGTTTAGTTGCAGCTTTTCTTTTTGTAGCCATTACTCCAACGACATTTTCATAGTTTTTCAGTGGTTAGACTAAAGAAAATTACACAAATTGATAACAATTAATGAAGTAAATTATTTCGCAAAATATTTTTCTGATCGATTATTTTTTTTAATAAACACTTTCTGCAGAAGGTCTTTTGCCCTGCAACCAACTTGATTTGCCACAAATAGTACATCTGTACTTTCGTCTACGCTTGTATGTTGCCATGTTTGGTAGAAAAATTAGTTCTTGTTTTGTTTTTGTAATGCAAAACTTACACCATCGTTGCTCCGTTTCATGTTCCATGATTTTCTTTTTTTAGACTCCGCGTCTCTTTATTATTGTCAAAACATCCTCATCAAGTAAAACATGATTCAATCCTACTCTCTGACCGCCAAATTTTACGCTTTTACCCCAAACCAAACCATATCGAAACTCTCTTTTCATTCTACGATGTAGTTTATTGCAAATATCTTCAACAGTATCTCCTTCTCTTGCAATTAATGGTTCTTTGAAATCCGTTTCTCCTCCTTTTGGTCTCATGTAAATTCTAATGAATTTTAATTTCTCATAGATCTTTTCTTTTAGTAATTCTATATTGATATCTGAATTTGCTGAAACCTCAACTACGTCTGATTTTATTTTTTTCTTTAGTTCTTTTAGGAATTTTTCATCAACTAAATCAATTTTGTTTAAAACTGTAAGTGCTTTTGAATAACTGATATTTCCTGCAATGTGATCTGCAAGTTGTTCTGATGTGACATCTTCTCTAATTACAACTCTGGCACTAACCAATCCATACAGATGTAAAATATCTTTAAGATGCTTTTCAGTAATTTTCGTTAATTTTACTTGTTGTGCAACTGCAATTCCTCCCATTGATGCTTTCTCTATTGTAATGTTTGGTGGTAATTGGTTTAATCTGATTCCTATGTTTCCTAATTCATTTACTAGCACATCTTCATGATATGGCTGAAATACATCTAAAATCAAAAGAACAAGATCTGCCGTTCTTGCAACTGACAAAATCCTTTTTCCTAGACCTTTTCCAGTTGATGCTCCTTTGATAATTCCAGGCAAATCTAAGACTTGAATTTTGGCTCCTCTGTATTCCATCATTCCTGGAACTACGGTTAATGTGGTAAATTGAAAAGCTCCAACAGCAGAATTTGCTCCTGTCATTTTGTTTAGAAGAGTGGATTTTCCTACACTTGGTAATCCGATAAAAACAACTGTTGCATCCCCACTTCTTCTAACATCAAATCCGTCTTGTTTGGCACCTGATTTTTTAGCAATCTCTGATTCTTGCTCTCTTTTTAATTTTGCAATCTTTGCTTTTAGTAACCCTATATGATGCTCTGTAGCTTTATTGATTTGCGTTTTTGCCATTTCATCTTGAATGGCCTTGATTTTTTCAGGAATTCCCACTAGACTTCAACTCTTGATGTATTTCTTTCAAATAAAATCGTACTATTTCTCTTTATTCTGTTGTTTGGTATGGGTAAAAATAATGAACTCATGATTTTCTTATCGTTTTTTAACAGTATCTTGTAGATAATTCATGTGAAAAAATTATTTATTTTGCCTGTTATTGGATTTGCTATCATTGTTTATTTTTTAATGACCGTTGTTGTATTGCCTGATCTTTTTCTATCAAATGAGATGCTAGTTCCTCAACCTTTCTTTGAGGCAAAATTATCTGATTCTGAAATTAGTTTGAGTGATTCTTTTCGTTTAGAGGTTGAATCTGAAAATAGGGGTGAATACGGAGACATTCACATTGTATCTGTTGCATTTCCTGATCTTAAAGAAATTGGAGATGTTGTCGATATTGTACGATATGATTTCACTCAATCTCCAAATTATATTGTAGTTGATGAAGAAATTGGTGCAAATTATAGTGGTGGATTGGAATCTACTACTGCAAAATATCCTTCAATTGAGGCAATGAGTAGACCCATTCATCCAGGAGATCTATACTTTATTGACATTGAAGTTACTCCCAAACACTCTGGGATTTTTAGAATTTATGTAAAATCCGTAGATATTCCACACACTAGTGATTTATCTCATTATCCCAAATCTGGATTCTTGGATCATCAAAATGAATATGTTCGGGTATATGCGGTAAATGTTAATCCTTGATATTTTGTGAGTGATAATTGAAATAATGACTACTTCCCAATCTGAACCCTCAAAGAAATTTGTTAAGATTCAATCTGAAAAAATTTTTCTGATTGGGAGTATTTTGACCAGTTTTGGAATTCTACTTGTTACTGTTGGTGGAAGTTGGGATATTACTAATCATTTGCTTAGCAAACCTGAGACATTTTTCTCTCCGCCTCATGCACTCATGTATTGTGGTGTGGCAATTTCCCTAATTGGTACTGTGGTATCCTTTATTGGATGGAAAAACTTACAAAAATTCTCTGATTCTTACTTTTTTCCATTAAAGATAAAGTTAATTGGAATTTCTTTATTGGTCGGAGCTGGCCCTTTTGATTTTATTTGGCACTCTAATTTTGGATTGGATGGGTTGCTTAGTCCTCCACACCTTACTTTGATCATGGGAATGTTTCTTTGTAGCATTGGTGGGATGATTGGAATTGCACGCCATTTGAAAATCAATAATTACAAAAATTCTTTGAGCTTGTTTCTAATTGTTCTTGGAGTTATTCCCGTATGGCTTTCATGCTCTGGAATTATTTCATCTCTCTCTTTGCCTTTCTCAAACACTGATTACTTTCAACTAAACCCTGAGCCCCACGTTGCATTTGTTGTGGCAACTCTGGCATATCCAATGTTAATTTCAATGTCTATGTTTCTAGTATATCGACTATCACATGAGAAATTTGGAATGATGAGTATTCTTGGAGGATTGTTTTTACTAATTTATAGCACTACTGCAATAGTTCCAAATTTTGCAATCTTTGATTCAATCCAATTCTATTCACTTAATCTAATCCCATTTGTAATATCTGATGTGATTTTATTATTTTACAAATCTAGAAAATCAATGATTTTTGTAGGAGGACTACTGGGGTCTGTATTTTACATGGTTTACTATCCTTACGTGATGTATACATTCAATGAAGTATTACTTGGAAGACTAGTATCTCCAAGTTTGATCTATTTTGTTTATTTTGAATTAATTGATGATGTGATGATGATTACTCTGATCCCTTCAGTAATTATGGGCATTTTGGCTGTTTTTCTATCTAAGAAATTCTCTAGAGGCATTTTGATGAATGATTAATTTGATTGAATTTTTTCGTAGCAAATATTATCCTGAATAAAAAACAAAAATCATGAAAAAGAAAACTTTTGCAGTAGATATTGATGGAACAATAACTGAAAATGGTGGTGGTAGAATTCATCTTGAGGCTTTGGAGGCTTTAAGGAGACTAACTAACATGGGCCATAATGTTATCTTTGTAACAGGCCGTTCATCCGTTGAAGGTTTCTTACTTTCTGTATTTGGAGGAACTACAAAAATGGCAGTTGGTGAAAACGGTGGATGTATTACACTTGATTCAAATGAACATATTTTGTTAGGGGATATCAAGGAATGTCAAAACGCTCTCAAAATTATTCAAAACAATATTTCTAATGTAAAAGAAAAAGCTGTTTTTCCTAGAATGACTGAGGTTGTATTACAGAGAACCTTTGATTTGGATCTTGCAAGAAAAATTCTTACTGAAAACAATATTGATGTAGAACTATCTGATAGCCAATATGCTTATCATATCAATTCATCAGGCATTGACAAGGGAAGAGGATTTTCTGAAATTATGAAAAAACTTTCAATTTTACGAGATGATGTGATTGCAATAGGTGATAGTGCTACCGATGTTCCCTTGTTTAAGGTGGCCAAAACTAGTATTGCATTGGGTAATGCATCTGATCTAGTAAAATCTGAGGCTACAATGGTTACTGATGCAAAAGCAGGCGATGGAGTTCTTGAAGCACTAGATAAATTAGCACCCAGATTCTCTGAGATGTAAGATGACATTCAAATCTATTATTGATGAAATTGAAAATAATCTCAAGAAGATTCTCTTAGAACTTGATATTTCTGATGTTAAATTTACAGTCGAACCTGCAAAACCTGGATTTGGTGATGTCAGCTCAAATGTATCCTTTCTCTTATCAAAACAACTCAAAAAAAGCCCAAAAGATATTGCTCAAATGCTATCTGAAAAATACCAAAAATGCATTTCAACTCTTGTTTTAAAATCTGAATCTCATCCATCTGGCTATCTTAATTTTTCAGCTGATTGGGACAAGCTCAATCAACTAATTCTATCTGAATCAAACCTTCCTGAATTTGGTGATGTTGATATTGGAAAAAATTCTACTATTGTAGTAGAGCATACTAGTGTTAATCCTAACAAAGCACTTCACATAGGGCACATTAGAAATATCATAATTGGAGATGTTTTGTCTCGAATTTTAGAAAAGGCAAACTACAAAGTCAATATCTTAAACTATATTGATGACTCGGGTTTGCAAGTAGCTGATATCATTGTCGGGTTTAATCATTTTGGGTTTTCCCAAGATCCTCCTAATGGTAAGAAGTTTGATCATTATTGCGGTGATGATGTCTATGTTAAGACTACAGAAAAATATGAGCAAGATCCTAGTCTTGAAGAGATTCGAAAAAATGTTCTAAAGGAGCTTGAAGATGGAACGTCTGATACTGCAAAATTTGCTGATAAAATTACCCGAAGAGTTTTAGCAGGACAGCTTGAAACCTGTTGGAACTTGTCTGTATTCTATGATTGTCTAAATTTTGAATCTCAAATAATTCGCTCTGGATTGTGGAGTAAAATATTTGAAAAACTCAAAGAGATGAATCTAATAGAATTTGAAAAAGATGGAAAAAATGCTGGTTGCTGGGTAATAAGAGGTGAGGATAAAGAAGAAGATAAGGTAATAGTCAGGAGTAATGGCACTGCCACATACATTGCAAAAGATATTCCATATGCTGCATGGAAATTAGGCCTCTTAGATGATCCATTCAACTATGAAAAATATGACAAAGTTCAGCCCTCACGGGAATTATGGCAAACTACACTAAATCACAATAATCCTATTTCTAAAAATTTTACTGGTGAGAAGGTAGTTACTGTAATTGATTCACGTCAGGAGAGATTACAAAAAATCATCACTAATCTAATGGGTAAATTCAAATCCGTTTCTGATGCATATATTCATCTTGGGTATGAATCAGTTACACTGAGTTCTGAAACTGCCAAAATCCTTGGATTAGATACAGATGGAAAACAGGCACAAATGTCTGGCAGAAAAGGACTCTATGTCAATGCTGATTCTGTTTATGATATCTTGAAGCAAAAAACAATCGATGAGACAAAAAAGAGGCATCCTGAAATGAGTGACTCAGAAATTGAAGAAATTGCCCACAATGTTTCAGTTGGTACACTTCGTTATGAGATGATAAAGCAAGACCTTGATAAAATCATAACATTTGATTTGACAAAATCTCTTAGTTTGGAGGGTGATACTGCACCATACATTCAGTATACTCATGCAAGGGCTTCAAGAATAATTGAAAGGTCAGGGCGTATTCCATCAATCGATGTTGATTTTTCATTACTAAAAGATGATTCTGAACTAGAATTAATCAAAACAATTGGGCTTTTTGATATTCAAGTCAGAGATGCTGCAAATAATTTTTCCCCCAAAGTTATTGCAAGATACTGCCATGATCTAGCTGTTGCATTTAATTCATTTTATGAGAAAGTCAAAGTATTGGAATTGGGTGATGAAAATCTGGAAAATTCCAGACTCTACCTTGTTTCATCATTTAAGATTACTGTTGAGAAAGCATTGGGTCTATTGGGTATCGTTGCACCAAATAGAATGTAGGTTATTTTAAAAAATGATAAAAAAGAAAAAATAATTCACACTAGAATTTCTGTGTGAATGAGGTTGTCCATAATTGGACTATATTTTTATTCAATTCAGCAAAGGCATCAATGTTGGTACTTAATGCTTTGATGTTTTGTACAGTAGTATCAATTGCTGTTTTTGCTAGCTGATTGTTAACAGTGCTTGCTTGAACAATTTGCTTGTTAATGTCTATGATTGCAGTTCTTGCAGCTTCTGGGATATCAGATGTGATACCTGCTTTTTTTGCAAATTCTTGCTGCACAGAGACTGAAGCATTGATTGTTTTCTCAACTGTCTTCATACATTCATCTTGCAATTGCGTAACTGCTTGGAAATACTGTGGAGTGATTTTTGAAATATTCTCAAAGTATTTTTGCACATTTTG
The window above is part of the Nitrosopumilus sp. genome. Proteins encoded here:
- a CDS encoding collagen-like protein, producing the protein MSSQSRLEIQGQAPFKQSGVYEVQIAITDSKPSDESVRTKQFQSLWRGNFHLRVKDGIFTETIGSPENPLPSSIESLDKIWIVVTDLFSSLHSVFDVSLGKPKRTPKPETDSETDSESITETPTKRSTKSRSSYDDYQGSSGLQGNKGPDGPRGPPGDKGPMGPPGPQGPPGGKGPDGPQGPTGDKGPTGDKGPTGDKGLSGEKGITGEKGITGDKGDKGDKGPTGPPGDKGDKGSTGPIGDKGPTGLKGPIGPPGEKGPTGSSGDKGSTGLRGPPGEKGDKGAQGPTGDKGLTGPTGPPGEKGPTGLSGVQGEKGIQGPPGPVGEKGPVGPPGEKGPIGPPGPHGDKGLTGPTGPLGDKGPIGPPGPIGEKGSKGPEGPVGEKGPQGPQGPAGSKGLTGVPGPQGEKGEKGPTGPIGEKGQTGSTGPPGDKGPQGPQGPQGERGTTGPAGEKGPQGPQGIQGPQGERGPTGPIGSVGEQGPPGGQGPVGPPGPRGPPGPPGEKGPSGGMSSEQKAIFKDLLEILTNKNIISTEEQIKLMSYLY
- a CDS encoding arginine--tRNA ligase, which gives rise to MTFKSIIDEIENNLKKILLELDISDVKFTVEPAKPGFGDVSSNVSFLLSKQLKKSPKDIAQMLSEKYQKCISTLVLKSESHPSGYLNFSADWDKLNQLILSESNLPEFGDVDIGKNSTIVVEHTSVNPNKALHIGHIRNIIIGDVLSRILEKANYKVNILNYIDDSGLQVADIIVGFNHFGFSQDPPNGKKFDHYCGDDVYVKTTEKYEQDPSLEEIRKNVLKELEDGTSDTAKFADKITRRVLAGQLETCWNLSVFYDCLNFESQIIRSGLWSKIFEKLKEMNLIEFEKDGKNAGCWVIRGEDKEEDKVIVRSNGTATYIAKDIPYAAWKLGLLDDPFNYEKYDKVQPSRELWQTTLNHNNPISKNFTGEKVVTVIDSRQERLQKIITNLMGKFKSVSDAYIHLGYESVTLSSETAKILGLDTDGKQAQMSGRKGLYVNADSVYDILKQKTIDETKKRHPEMSDSEIEEIAHNVSVGTLRYEMIKQDLDKIITFDLTKSLSLEGDTAPYIQYTHARASRIIERSGRIPSIDVDFSLLKDDSELELIKTIGLFDIQVRDAANNFSPKVIARYCHDLAVAFNSFYEKVKVLELGDENLENSRLYLVSSFKITVEKALGLLGIVAPNRM
- a CDS encoding phosphoglycolate phosphatase — its product is MKKKTFAVDIDGTITENGGGRIHLEALEALRRLTNMGHNVIFVTGRSSVEGFLLSVFGGTTKMAVGENGGCITLDSNEHILLGDIKECQNALKIIQNNISNVKEKAVFPRMTEVVLQRTFDLDLARKILTENNIDVELSDSQYAYHINSSGIDKGRGFSEIMKKLSILRDDVIAIGDSATDVPLFKVAKTSIALGNASDLVKSEATMVTDAKAGDGVLEALDKLAPRFSEM
- a CDS encoding GTP-binding protein; its protein translation is MGIPEKIKAIQDEMAKTQINKATEHHIGLLKAKIAKLKREQESEIAKKSGAKQDGFDVRRSGDATVVFIGLPSVGKSTLLNKMTGANSAVGAFQFTTLTVVPGMMEYRGAKIQVLDLPGIIKGASTGKGLGKRILSVARTADLVLLILDVFQPYHEDVLVNELGNIGIRLNQLPPNITIEKASMGGIAVAQQVKLTKITEKHLKDILHLYGLVSARVVIREDVTSEQLADHIAGNISYSKALTVLNKIDLVDEKFLKELKKKIKSDVVEVSANSDINIELLKEKIYEKLKFIRIYMRPKGGETDFKEPLIAREGDTVEDICNKLHRRMKREFRYGLVWGKSVKFGGQRVGLNHVLLDEDVLTIIKRRGV